In Peromyscus maniculatus bairdii isolate BWxNUB_F1_BW_parent chromosome 9, HU_Pman_BW_mat_3.1, whole genome shotgun sequence, one genomic interval encodes:
- the Mettl17 gene encoding ribosome assembly protein METTL17, mitochondrial isoform X2, with translation MATAKEVKFLLTCCRSCRSLRGPQSRAFAALVPGVSQVDNNSDFLGKKPHRKHPGILRLPHVRLPQALANAAQLLLLEKPVRGIEKQVQALSNYLWSRHLPVEPEELQRRAADLEKKFLENQDSTQTEEKLRGAVLQALRRTTYHWQRLSYNEELSLIYMAARLDGGFAAVFRAFHEIQARTPEFQPQTLMDFGCGTGSVAWAAHSTWGQSLREYVCVDSSAAMLGLAEKLLKGGSESGKPCVPGVFFRQFLPVSPKVQFDVVVSAFALSELPSKGDRIEVVQNLWRKTSHFLVLVENGTKAGHRLLMDARDLVLQEKEKSPLDLQPGFVFAPCPHELPCPQLAASKSLACSFSQAYHPIPFSWNKKPKEETFSMVILARGSPKEANRWPRITQPVLKRPRHVHCHLCCPDGHMQHAVVTARRHGRDLYRCARVSSWGDLLPVIAPSSSPLSPAEEPTES, from the exons ATGGCTACCGCCAAGGAGGTGAAATTTCTACTGACGTGCTGCAGATCGTGCCGCAGCCTTCGAGGACCCCAGTCCCGA GCATTCGCTGCCCTTGTGCCCGGCGTGTCCCAGGTAGACAACAATTCCGATTTTCTGGGGAAGAAGCCCCATCGTAAGCATCCCGGCATCCTGCGTCTTCCGCACGTGCGGCTGCCGCAAGCACTGGCTAACGCCGCGCAGTTATTGCTTCTTG AGAAACCCGTCCGCGGTATAGAGAAGCAGGTGCAGGCACTCAGCAACTATCTCTGGAGCCGACACTTGCCCGTAGAGCCCGAGGAGCTGCAGAGACGCGCTGCGGATCTTGAGAAAAAGTTCCTGGAAAACCAAG ACTCGACTCAGACAGAGGAAAAACTCCGCGGGGCAGTACTGCAGGCACTGCGCAGGACGACCTACCATTGGCAGAGACTCAG ctATAATGAGGAACTGAGTCTGATATATATGGCAGCCAGATTGGACGGTGGCTTCGCAGCAGTTTTCAGGGCCTTCCATGAG ATCCAGGCTCGAACTCCGGAGTTCCAGCCACAAACGCTGATGGACTTTGGATGCGGCACTGGTTCTGTCGCCTG GGCTGCTCACAGTACTTGGGGCCAGAGCCTCCGTGAATACGTGTGTGTGGACAGTTCAGCTGCCATGTTGGGTTTGGCTGAAAAGCTACTAAAAG GTGGTTCAGAATCAGGGAAGCCCTGTGTCCCAGGTGTCTTTTTCAGACAGTTTCTTCCTGTGTCACCCAAG GTCCAGTTTGATGTGGTCGTGTCGGCCTTCGCCCTCAGTGAACTGCCAAGCAAGGGTGATCGCATTGAGGTGGTTCAGAACTTGTGGCGTAAGACAAGCCATTTTCTG GTGCTGGTGGAGAACGGAACAAAAGCTGGGCATCGTCTTCTCATGGATGCCAGGGACCTGGTCCTCCAG GAAAAAGAGAAGTCCCCTTTGGACCTTCAGCCTGGCTTTGTCTTTGCCCCA tgTCCTCATGAGCTCCCTTGTCCTCAGCTGGCAGCCTCCAAGTCACTGGCCTGCAGCTTCTCCCAGGCTTACCATCCGATCCCCTTCAGCTGG AATAAGAAGCCAAAAGAGGAAACATTCTCTATGGTAATCCTGGCCAGGGGCTCTCCGAAGGAGGCTAATCGCTGGCCCCGTATCACCCAGCCTGTCCTCAAACGGCCTCGCCACGTGCACTGTCACCTCTGTTGTCCAGACGGGCACATGCAGCATGCCGTGGTTACAGCCCGTCGGCATGGCAG GGATCTGTATCGCTGTGCCCGAGTCAGCTCCTGGGGAGACCTTTTACCTGTGATTGCTCCGTCTTCATCTCCTCTGTCCCCGGCTGAAGAGCCCACCGAGAGTTGA
- the Mettl17 gene encoding ribosome assembly protein METTL17, mitochondrial isoform X1, with the protein MATAKEVKFLLTCCRSCRSLRGPQSRAFAALVPGVSQVDNNSDFLGKKPHRKHPGILRLPHVRLPQALANAAQLLLLEKPVRGIEKQVQALSNYLWSRHLPVEPEELQRRAADLEKKFLENQDSTQTEEKLRGAVLQALRRTTYHWQRLSYNEELSLIYMAARLDGGFAAVFRAFHEIQARTPEFQPQTLMDFGCGTGSVAWAAHSTWGQSLREYVCVDSSAAMLGLAEKLLKGGSESGKPCVPGVFFRQFLPVSPKVQFDVVVSAFALSELPSKGDRIEVVQNLWRKTSHFLQVLVENGTKAGHRLLMDARDLVLQEKEKSPLDLQPGFVFAPCPHELPCPQLAASKSLACSFSQAYHPIPFSWNKKPKEETFSMVILARGSPKEANRWPRITQPVLKRPRHVHCHLCCPDGHMQHAVVTARRHGRDLYRCARVSSWGDLLPVIAPSSSPLSPAEEPTES; encoded by the exons ATGGCTACCGCCAAGGAGGTGAAATTTCTACTGACGTGCTGCAGATCGTGCCGCAGCCTTCGAGGACCCCAGTCCCGA GCATTCGCTGCCCTTGTGCCCGGCGTGTCCCAGGTAGACAACAATTCCGATTTTCTGGGGAAGAAGCCCCATCGTAAGCATCCCGGCATCCTGCGTCTTCCGCACGTGCGGCTGCCGCAAGCACTGGCTAACGCCGCGCAGTTATTGCTTCTTG AGAAACCCGTCCGCGGTATAGAGAAGCAGGTGCAGGCACTCAGCAACTATCTCTGGAGCCGACACTTGCCCGTAGAGCCCGAGGAGCTGCAGAGACGCGCTGCGGATCTTGAGAAAAAGTTCCTGGAAAACCAAG ACTCGACTCAGACAGAGGAAAAACTCCGCGGGGCAGTACTGCAGGCACTGCGCAGGACGACCTACCATTGGCAGAGACTCAG ctATAATGAGGAACTGAGTCTGATATATATGGCAGCCAGATTGGACGGTGGCTTCGCAGCAGTTTTCAGGGCCTTCCATGAG ATCCAGGCTCGAACTCCGGAGTTCCAGCCACAAACGCTGATGGACTTTGGATGCGGCACTGGTTCTGTCGCCTG GGCTGCTCACAGTACTTGGGGCCAGAGCCTCCGTGAATACGTGTGTGTGGACAGTTCAGCTGCCATGTTGGGTTTGGCTGAAAAGCTACTAAAAG GTGGTTCAGAATCAGGGAAGCCCTGTGTCCCAGGTGTCTTTTTCAGACAGTTTCTTCCTGTGTCACCCAAG GTCCAGTTTGATGTGGTCGTGTCGGCCTTCGCCCTCAGTGAACTGCCAAGCAAGGGTGATCGCATTGAGGTGGTTCAGAACTTGTGGCGTAAGACAAGCCATTTTCTG CAGGTGCTGGTGGAGAACGGAACAAAAGCTGGGCATCGTCTTCTCATGGATGCCAGGGACCTGGTCCTCCAG GAAAAAGAGAAGTCCCCTTTGGACCTTCAGCCTGGCTTTGTCTTTGCCCCA tgTCCTCATGAGCTCCCTTGTCCTCAGCTGGCAGCCTCCAAGTCACTGGCCTGCAGCTTCTCCCAGGCTTACCATCCGATCCCCTTCAGCTGG AATAAGAAGCCAAAAGAGGAAACATTCTCTATGGTAATCCTGGCCAGGGGCTCTCCGAAGGAGGCTAATCGCTGGCCCCGTATCACCCAGCCTGTCCTCAAACGGCCTCGCCACGTGCACTGTCACCTCTGTTGTCCAGACGGGCACATGCAGCATGCCGTGGTTACAGCCCGTCGGCATGGCAG GGATCTGTATCGCTGTGCCCGAGTCAGCTCCTGGGGAGACCTTTTACCTGTGATTGCTCCGTCTTCATCTCCTCTGTCCCCGGCTGAAGAGCCCACCGAGAGTTGA
- the LOC102909683 gene encoding zinc transporter ZIP2 isoform X2: MEVLLGVKIGCLLALLVLTLGCGLTPICFKWFQMDAATGRHYRVLSLLGCVSAGVFLGAGLMHMTAEALEGIESEIEKFVVQYRK; encoded by the exons ATGGAGGTACTGCTGGGAGTAAAAATTGGCTGCCTGCTTGCCCTTCTGGTTCTCACCCTGGGCTGTGGCCTCACTCCCATCTGCTTCAAATGGTTCCAGATGGATGCAGCTACAG gTCGTCACTACAGAGTTCTCAGCCTCCTGGGCTGCGTCTCTGCCGGGGTCTTTCTGGGAGCAGGGTTGATGCATATGACTGCTGAAGCCCTGGAGGGGATTGAATCAGAAATTGAGAAATTCGTGGTGCAG TACAGGAAGTAA
- the LOC102909683 gene encoding zinc transporter ZIP2 isoform X1: MEVLLGVKIGCLLALLVLTLGCGLTPICFKWFQMDAATGRHYRVLSLLGCVSAGVFLGAGLMHMTAEALEGIESEIEKFVVQNSTGSKGNSSHDAASSSVEYPYGELVISLGFFFVFLLESLALQYCHGDAGRSTVQEEEWGGTHAFGFHKHPPVPSPSRGPLRALILLLSLSFHSVFEGLAVGLQTSVAATIQLCVAVLAHKGLVVFSVGLRLLKIGTGTRWAAFCILSFALMSPVGLALGMTVTGGASGPAQGLAQAVLEGVAAGTFLYVTFLEILPRELACPEAPLAKYGCVAAGFAFMALIALWA; the protein is encoded by the exons ATGGAGGTACTGCTGGGAGTAAAAATTGGCTGCCTGCTTGCCCTTCTGGTTCTCACCCTGGGCTGTGGCCTCACTCCCATCTGCTTCAAATGGTTCCAGATGGATGCAGCTACAG gTCGTCACTACAGAGTTCTCAGCCTCCTGGGCTGCGTCTCTGCCGGGGTCTTTCTGGGAGCAGGGTTGATGCATATGACTGCTGAAGCCCTGGAGGGGATTGAATCAGAAATTGAGAAATTCGTGGTGCAG aacAGTACAGGAAGTAAGGGAAATTCTTCTCATGATGCCGCTTCCAGTTCC GTGGAGTATCCCTATGGAGAGCTCGTCATCTCCCTGGGCTTTTTCTTCGTCTTCCTTTTGGAGTCGCTGGCACTGCAGTACTGCCATGGGGATGCTGGAAGATCCACCGTGCAGGAAGAGGAATGGGGAGGGACCCATGCCTTTGGATTCCACAAGCATCCGCCTGTGCCTTCACCCTCACGGGGTCCCCTGCGCGCCCTCatcctcctgctctctctgtcctTTCACTCCGTGTTTGAAGGTCTAGCTGTGGGACTGCAGACATCAGTGGCCGCTACTATACAGCTCTGTGTTGCCGTTCTGGCTCATAAGGGGCTCGTGGTGTTCAGTGTTGGCCTCCGGCTGCTGAAGATTGGCACCGGGACACGGTGGGCCGCATTCTGCATACTGTCTTTTGCACTCATGTCTCCTGTGGGCCTAGCCCTAGGGATGACTGTGACTGGAGGGGCCTCAGGACCAGCGCAGGGATTAGCCCAGGCTGTACTAGAGGGAGTAGCAGCTGGCACATTCCTGTATGTCACCTTCCTGGAAATTTTGCCCCGGGAGCTGGCCTGTCCTGAGGCCCCTCTGGCCAAGTATGGCTGTGTGGCGGCTGGTTTTGCCTTCATGGCTCTGATTGCACTGTGGGCCTGA